DNA from Bacteroides zoogleoformans:
AGAACTGTCATGAAACGATTAAAATATAGCGCTTATGTACTCTGCGCATTTGCGATGCTCGGTATGAGCAGTTGTTTTAACTTGGATGAGACACCTTATTCGGAAATTGTTGAAGAAGAATATGTGCCGACCGAAGCCGATGAAGTCTCATTGTTGGCTACCACCTATTCCAAACTTCGCTATGTGATGGATTGGTATGGTTTGTTCGACCTGCAAGAAGAGCCCGGTGACGTTATCGTCACCCCTACTCGCCCCAATGGATGGGACGATGGCGGCACTTACAAACAGATGCACAAGCATACATGGGATAATCAACAGGGACAGCCTCAAAGCACCTGGTCTGTTTGCTTCGAGGGTATTGCCAATGCCAATAAGATATTGAAACGTGCCGATGAAGGTTTCTTTGCGGAAAACAGCAAACCGAAAGTCGTGGCTGAAGTAAGGGCCATCCGTGCGCTTTGGTACTCGATTCTTTGTGATACCCACGGCAACGTCCCGATTCAGACGACCTTCAGTGAGGATATTCCTATGCAATCTACCCGTAAAGAGGTCTTTGATTTCATTATCAAAGAGCTGAAAGAGGTGATGCCGGAGTTGTCTGTGGCCGTAGATAAGACTACCTATGGACGACTGACTCAATGGGGAGCGAAATGCCTGATGGCCCGTATGTATTTGAATGCCGGTGTGTATACAGGTACTCCGATGTGGAGTGAATGCCTGGAACAATGTGATGAGATTATCAACAGCAATTTATTCCGGTTGGAATCGAACTATACGGATATCTTCAAGACAGACAATGCGGCCTGTGTGGAAACGATTTTTGCCATTCCATACGATGAGGTTTATAACTCGGGTAGCAACAACGGGCCGGTGTTCGGGGCGCACATGAAGTTTCTGTCTTCAAACAGCCGCAAAGTATTCGATATGCAATCCACTCCATGGGGAGGTTCGGCGGCAAATCCTCAGTTTATCAATAGCTATGACAATAGTGATATGCGGTTGAAGTATTCTTGGTTGCAAGGCGATCAATATAGTCCCGACGGCGTCTTGATTACCACATTCCCCAATAGACTGCCGAGCATTTATAAGACAGGAACAGATGACGGCTACCGTATAGGCAAGTATGAAATAAAAATAGGAGCCAAGAGCCTGCTGAGCAATGACTTTCCGTATTTCCGTTACGCGGAAGTATTGTTGATGAAAGCCGAATGCCTGCTCCGTTTAGGAAGGGATGAAGCGGAAGCCGCTAACCTTGTGTCACAAATTCGCGAACGCGCTTTCCGCGGGTCGGCTCATCCGGAAAGAGCAACGGTTGATGTAGCTTGGCTGAAGGGGGATACGCATATACGATATGGCACACTTGATGAGAATGGGAATGTGGATGCGGCAGGCAACACCGATCCTGTAGAATTAGGCGGACTTTATGATGAATGGGGTTGGGAGTTTGCGGCCGAAGCTCGCCGCCGCATCGATATGATTCGGTTTGGAACCTTCCAAAAGAAGAGTTGGTTTAATCATACTCCGGCAGAGAACGATTTGAATGGGAATTCCATCTTATTCCCTATTCATTTGGAAGATTTGAATAAGAATCTTAATCTGCAACAGAATCCGGGCTATGCAGGCAGATAAAAAAACGGAAAATGATGATTAACGGAGGTGATTTGAAAGCCCTATTTTGCTTGTTGAAGTAGGGCTTTGCACTGACTTTCAAAAAACACAGATAAGAATGAACAGATTTTTTCCTTTTATAATGGGATTATGTTTAGGAATAATCCCGGCAGATGCATCAGCCTTGAATTTAGATGAGAGTGATGTCTATAAGATGCGGCCGAATGATGCCGGGATGCGGACCATCGCCTCGGTAGAGTCGATAGTGATTCATTGTCCAGTGGGAACGGTGCCCCGACTGCCTTATCAAGTATGGGTTACCTATTCGGATGGAAAGGCCGGATTTCGCCAAACCAGATGGAACAACGTCGCACTGGCCACCGAACAGCAACAGGCCGATGTTCGCACTCATCCTGCGGGGAGCATATATATGATAAACGGTTATATCACAGGTGACAATACTACAGATAACGGATATCCCATCTCCGCAAGAATAGAAGTGATAAACCAAGGGTATAAGATTCCTCCTGCCGCCCCCATTGCAAGCACCGTTCCGTTGACCGATGTGACTATCGACGGCAATAACCGGCTGGCGTCGAACCGCGATTTAGCCATCAAAGAGATTGCTGGTTGGGATGTTACACAGCAGTTGTATAATTATCGGGATACGTACGGACTAAGCACGGAAGGGTATACTCGTTCCGATGGATGGGACTCGCCGGATATCAAGTTGAAAGGGCATGGCTCGGGGCATTATATGTCGGCACTGGCATTGGCTTATGCTGTTGTTACGGATACTGCGCAGAAGTCTGTTTTGCGGCGCAATATCACCCGAATGGTCGACGAACTCCGTGAGTGCCAGGAACGCACCTTTGTATGGAGCAAAGAATTGGGAAGGTATCTTGAAGCACGCGACTTTGCTCCCGAGGAGGTGTTAAAGGAAATGAAAGGAACATGGGAGGATTTTGATAAATACAAGACTCAATGGGCTACTTATGGCTATGGTTACCTGAATGCCATTCCAGCTCATCATCCGGCACTCATAGAGATGTATCGCGCCTACAATAACTCCGATTGGGTGTGGGCACCTTATTATTCCATTCATAAACAGTTGGCCGGGCTGATAGATATAGCCACTTACATGGATGACAAGGACGTTGCCGACAAGGCTCTTTTGATAGCCAAGGACATGGGGTTGTGGGTATGGAACAGAATGCACTACCGCACTTATGTAAAGACGGACGGTACGCAAGATGAACGCAGAATGCGGCCGGGAAACCGCTATGAAATGTGGAACATGTACATTGCCGGAGAGGTAGGCGGCATCGGCGAATCTTTGGCGCGGCTTTCCGAGATGGTTGATAATCCGGAAGAGCGTATGCGCTTGATAGAAGCTTCCAATTGTTTTGATAGCCCGGCTTTTTATGAACCTCTGTCGAGGAACATCGATGACATACGCAATAGGCATGCCAATCAGCATATTCCGATGATTATCGGTGCGTTAAGAAGCTATCTGACCAACAACAATCCTTTCTATTACAATCTGTCTGAGAATTTTTGGAGCTTGATACAGGGTCGCTACCGCTATTCTACCGGCGGCGTGGGTAACGGAGAAATGTTTCGACAACCCTATTCGCAGATATTAAGTATGGCCATGA
Protein-coding regions in this window:
- a CDS encoding RagB/SusD family nutrient uptake outer membrane protein; translated protein: MKRLKYSAYVLCAFAMLGMSSCFNLDETPYSEIVEEEYVPTEADEVSLLATTYSKLRYVMDWYGLFDLQEEPGDVIVTPTRPNGWDDGGTYKQMHKHTWDNQQGQPQSTWSVCFEGIANANKILKRADEGFFAENSKPKVVAEVRAIRALWYSILCDTHGNVPIQTTFSEDIPMQSTRKEVFDFIIKELKEVMPELSVAVDKTTYGRLTQWGAKCLMARMYLNAGVYTGTPMWSECLEQCDEIINSNLFRLESNYTDIFKTDNAACVETIFAIPYDEVYNSGSNNGPVFGAHMKFLSSNSRKVFDMQSTPWGGSAANPQFINSYDNSDMRLKYSWLQGDQYSPDGVLITTFPNRLPSIYKTGTDDGYRIGKYEIKIGAKSLLSNDFPYFRYAEVLLMKAECLLRLGRDEAEAANLVSQIRERAFRGSAHPERATVDVAWLKGDTHIRYGTLDENGNVDAAGNTDPVELGGLYDEWGWEFAAEARRRIDMIRFGTFQKKSWFNHTPAENDLNGNSILFPIHLEDLNKNLNLQQNPGYAGR